One Novipirellula artificiosorum DNA segment encodes these proteins:
- a CDS encoding sulfatase family protein produces the protein MKLKQTAVLALLASFFAHQGLVAQTLDDNNALDLPTGQKPNIILVMADDQGWGDVGYNGHPFVQTPELDAMAGDGFVLDRFYAAAPVCSPTRASVMTGRNPIRSKVSNHGRYMRPHEQTIAETLKDAGYVTGIFGKVHLGSGQPDSPCNPSGMGFDEWVVGLNFFDNDPYLSRIGKIEHRKGKGSVLAMDDALEFLNTHQDHDQPLFMVVWFPSPHDPHQEVPEGPSLYDGEDKAGYYREITLLDLQLGRLRRRLRDMEIADNTILWYCSDNGGLNESTSGGRERKGSIYEGGLRIPGIIEWPARKLNGRSAVPTWTCDIYPTLLAMAGIQSDAPHPLDGTDISNIIAGKAGKRSKPMGFWHNFQQGQATWSDRIQKAIMEKQQAGAPLPHNEDRIRKDVDEFPQFPEETTTGHAAWNEWPWKLHRINGKKYELYNLADDPMETTDRSTDPDQQVRLTRMQKELDDWMRSVVRSINGQDYQDINTTSTLQPSTADYSQLAFYPDRWRKAGVSFTNLGSGEKANRLEDTTGQAISPSDQPGMYATAMLELRRDYGGDKWVTKFCHALRRCKPARATDVESAKSQVLNWRVCASFAAGKDLTPIFADRWRMPLTDNQRQIMKRTAWSEHNVNVTKLVGDLVADTPVARPQKDSQTQSAMPLAPQIHSTDGCCWPKFMNQNATQR, from the coding sequence ATGAAGTTGAAACAAACTGCGGTACTGGCGCTGCTGGCATCCTTTTTTGCCCACCAGGGACTGGTTGCCCAGACACTTGATGACAACAACGCCCTGGACCTTCCTACCGGGCAGAAGCCAAACATCATTCTTGTCATGGCGGACGACCAGGGTTGGGGCGATGTCGGCTACAACGGCCATCCATTTGTGCAAACGCCTGAGCTCGACGCAATGGCAGGCGATGGCTTTGTGCTTGATCGCTTCTATGCCGCCGCGCCGGTTTGTTCACCGACCCGAGCGAGTGTCATGACGGGCCGTAACCCGATACGAAGCAAGGTGTCGAACCACGGCCGTTACATGAGACCGCATGAGCAAACCATCGCCGAGACTTTGAAAGACGCCGGGTACGTAACCGGTATCTTTGGCAAAGTCCATTTGGGTTCCGGTCAACCTGATTCGCCTTGTAACCCAAGCGGAATGGGTTTCGACGAATGGGTTGTGGGGCTGAACTTTTTTGATAACGATCCCTACCTCAGCCGCATCGGCAAGATCGAACATCGTAAGGGCAAGGGGTCCGTCCTGGCGATGGACGACGCGCTCGAGTTCCTCAACACGCATCAAGACCACGATCAGCCGCTGTTTATGGTTGTCTGGTTCCCTTCGCCACACGACCCGCATCAGGAAGTCCCCGAGGGTCCTTCGCTTTACGACGGCGAAGACAAGGCCGGATACTATCGTGAGATTACGCTGCTTGACCTACAACTGGGACGACTCCGTCGCCGACTTCGCGACATGGAAATCGCTGACAACACCATTCTTTGGTATTGCAGTGACAATGGAGGCCTCAATGAGTCGACTTCCGGCGGTCGCGAACGGAAAGGAAGCATCTATGAAGGGGGGCTGCGAATCCCCGGGATCATCGAGTGGCCTGCACGAAAACTCAATGGGCGATCCGCTGTGCCAACGTGGACATGTGACATCTATCCGACACTCTTGGCGATGGCCGGAATTCAGTCGGACGCTCCGCACCCGCTTGATGGGACGGACATCAGCAACATCATCGCAGGCAAGGCTGGCAAACGCAGCAAGCCGATGGGTTTCTGGCACAACTTCCAACAGGGCCAGGCAACGTGGAGCGATCGCATCCAGAAAGCCATCATGGAAAAGCAACAGGCCGGAGCACCGTTGCCGCACAACGAGGACCGGATCCGCAAGGATGTCGACGAGTTTCCGCAGTTCCCCGAAGAGACGACAACCGGGCACGCGGCGTGGAATGAATGGCCGTGGAAGCTGCATCGCATCAACGGCAAGAAGTATGAACTGTACAACCTGGCGGACGATCCGATGGAAACAACCGATCGATCCACCGACCCAGATCAGCAAGTTCGACTGACACGCATGCAGAAGGAACTGGACGACTGGATGCGCTCCGTGGTCCGCAGCATCAACGGACAGGACTATCAAGACATCAACACGACCAGCACGCTTCAGCCATCCACTGCCGACTACAGCCAACTGGCTTTCTACCCGGATCGCTGGAGAAAGGCGGGTGTCAGTTTCACGAATTTGGGTTCCGGCGAAAAGGCCAATCGACTGGAAGACACCACGGGACAGGCCATTAGCCCGAGTGACCAGCCGGGCATGTACGCCACAGCCATGCTAGAGCTTCGGCGGGACTATGGGGGCGATAAATGGGTCACGAAGTTCTGTCACGCGCTTCGACGATGCAAGCCCGCGCGAGCAACAGATGTTGAATCGGCTAAATCCCAAGTCTTGAACTGGCGAGTGTGTGCATCCTTTGCAGCGGGAAAAGATTTGACGCCAATCTTTGCTGATCGTTGGCGAATGCCGCTCACGGACAATCAACGTCAGATCATGAAGCGGACCGCTTGGTCTGAGCACAACGTCAATGTGACGAAACTTGTCGGCGACCTGGTCGCAGATACGCCTGTCGCTCGCCCGCAAAAGGATTCGCAGACTCAATCCGCCATGCCGCTGGCGCCCCAGATTCACAGCACCGACGGATGCTGCTGGCCCAAGTTCATGAATCAGAACGCGACGCAGAGGTAA
- a CDS encoding sulfatase-like hydrolase/transferase — MNNSCYLHRIRLFVSVLIMLLVSARSFADELPNVLWIVTDDQRVDSIVAFNQMRHGTSDSPLGHVLSPNVDRLAKMGTTFINTFNQNPGCAPSRTLMHTGRYSHRTGVYGFEYYNPVGQDHWRPMVPEILRDKVGYQTLAVGKLGIRAQHFATKGGSIPPLYQTNLGYRKEFAAKGLVDWNPETKWTKAGPGPKNEMFYFADGTQLIWPEIPDATPNDRTEILRRLDLLREYAPGDEHQNGGILGGVNPQTGDRTRDGSFTGALLDHLAHPGSQYTDMLGRKQRGPDNDKPLFAYVGYEFPHTPVLPPAEFREKFQELKYEIPTFTDEELASFPPQLVKLYKNSQSNHFTDDEKHQMIADYYAFCAFGDSLVGQAVDGFIEFSKNQKRPWMVLYVCGDHGWRLNEHGMVSKFSHYDTDLHNPIIVVSSDKRQFPAGKVVKDFTCFVDMAPTFLAAAGIDISSPDYQYLDGRDLAKTAAGTVQPRDYIIAEPTWVIGPRAVIRTKDYKFAMKIRPRTGHTMTTATAGKDFKWAITAELKDIEPTLFDLSKDPGEVNNVAFDERYRPVLDVLRTKLQDIVLGDGRVEVAWTKQGRDTAHLSNYASGANDGRIELPETIRTK, encoded by the coding sequence ATGAACAATAGTTGCTACCTGCATAGGATCCGGTTATTCGTTTCGGTCCTGATCATGCTTTTGGTTTCGGCCAGGTCGTTCGCCGACGAACTTCCCAATGTTCTCTGGATCGTCACGGACGATCAAAGAGTGGATTCGATTGTGGCGTTCAATCAAATGCGTCATGGCACGTCGGACAGTCCCTTGGGGCATGTCCTTTCGCCGAACGTTGATCGACTGGCGAAGATGGGAACGACGTTCATCAACACCTTCAACCAGAATCCTGGTTGTGCACCGTCGCGGACGTTGATGCACACCGGGCGCTACTCGCACCGCACCGGCGTTTATGGATTCGAATACTACAATCCTGTCGGTCAGGATCATTGGCGACCGATGGTGCCTGAGATTCTGCGAGACAAGGTGGGTTACCAGACTCTAGCGGTCGGCAAGCTTGGAATTCGGGCGCAGCATTTCGCGACCAAGGGAGGCTCGATACCGCCGCTGTACCAAACGAATCTTGGATACCGAAAAGAGTTCGCAGCAAAGGGGCTGGTGGACTGGAACCCGGAAACGAAATGGACCAAAGCAGGGCCGGGTCCAAAGAACGAGATGTTCTATTTCGCCGATGGCACGCAGTTGATCTGGCCGGAAATCCCTGATGCGACACCGAACGATCGAACGGAAATCCTGAGGCGACTTGATCTTCTCCGCGAGTACGCTCCGGGCGATGAGCATCAAAATGGTGGCATCCTGGGCGGCGTGAACCCTCAAACGGGAGATCGCACCCGCGACGGCAGCTTCACCGGCGCATTGCTCGATCATCTCGCTCACCCGGGGTCGCAATACACCGACATGCTTGGCCGCAAACAGCGCGGTCCGGATAACGACAAGCCTTTGTTCGCCTATGTTGGTTATGAATTTCCGCACACACCGGTGCTTCCGCCGGCGGAGTTTCGCGAGAAGTTTCAGGAACTCAAATATGAGATCCCAACTTTCACCGACGAAGAACTGGCGTCGTTTCCGCCGCAACTGGTGAAGCTCTATAAGAATTCGCAGAGCAATCACTTCACCGACGACGAGAAACATCAGATGATCGCGGACTACTATGCCTTCTGCGCCTTCGGTGACTCGCTAGTCGGTCAAGCGGTGGATGGCTTCATCGAGTTTTCCAAGAACCAGAAACGACCCTGGATGGTCCTTTATGTCTGTGGCGATCACGGCTGGCGGCTGAACGAGCATGGCATGGTCAGCAAGTTCTCGCACTACGATACCGACCTGCACAACCCGATCATTGTGGTCTCTTCGGACAAGCGGCAATTTCCAGCGGGCAAGGTTGTGAAGGACTTCACGTGCTTCGTCGACATGGCCCCAACATTTCTGGCGGCGGCAGGCATCGATATCTCATCGCCCGATTACCAATACCTCGATGGCCGCGACCTGGCGAAAACAGCGGCCGGAACCGTACAGCCCCGCGACTACATCATCGCCGAGCCCACGTGGGTGATTGGCCCGCGAGCGGTCATCCGCACGAAAGACTACAAGTTTGCAATGAAGATTCGCCCTCGCACGGGCCACACGATGACGACGGCGACGGCGGGCAAAGATTTCAAGTGGGCGATCACAGCGGAACTGAAGGACATCGAACCCACGCTCTTCGATCTAAGCAAAGATCCCGGTGAAGTGAACAACGTCGCCTTTGATGAGCGTTATCGGCCCGTGCTCGATGTGCTACGCACAAAACTACAAGACATTGTGCTTGGCGATGGTCGAGTCGAAGTTGCCTGGACCAAGCAAGGCAGAGACACGGCACATCTCAGCAACTATGCTTCGGGTGCCAACGATGGTCGAATCGAATTGCCCGAGACTATCAGAACAAAGTAA
- a CDS encoding vWA domain-containing protein: MTPITFHNPALTLLLLLLVPLAVLLRRARCRRNVVLSEMGADESLRRSVWPDRLRIFAVTLLIVAVARPGYSPQRHSISKRGRDVVFVLDVSRSMLAEDAYPSRLEAAKNGIRDALDHFQTERAGLVIYAGSANILCPLTYDHDFVRFMLDQAMPRAVDFGGTTLLSAVEKCTGSMLSDDRKGMQDLIVLTDGEDHDTNNRRVAQLLRDHELGLIVIGIGDASSGSRIPIEDEQGKRVYLEHDGRMVTTRLNDEGLRELASLAVDAAYRPIGTAGYDLGTIYTSYVINKPVSGTSGSDTYIVYHEAAFGLIALALVLLLLAERMIAKPHSLAIATLIAYCAVSGTVAKAADPQTAQRFAEAMQLHQQGRHTDAFAEYELLEKELPFRNWTLSEIAVLKFNQGLCRLAEAEANATLEPRTALSMAHQAQAAFLAARRMSPSFRRPAMRLDSTARLIADYQARIQEEEARNRQFQDQMQQLVERLRELQRKQSELQNDVPSRPNPPARRRRDQSASNPAPTVREPETAGVDSKRFADRQRAIRQEGVEIEKQMQTLDQAMLPPGTENREAPTSILAEPLRFMKEVIATQELATTMLAQWGSWHDARNQQQLAVQKIQEILDLLASDDSEESDESEWDEEEEDWDMMEPSDSDPSMSESMQGQGDFSSDAAMQPLPVPNYSVDDILQQERGNLQFRQQQRAQGNQKSVEKDW; this comes from the coding sequence ATGACGCCAATCACGTTCCACAACCCAGCTTTGACATTGCTGCTTCTGCTACTCGTTCCACTCGCTGTGTTGCTGAGACGTGCGAGATGTCGTCGCAATGTGGTTTTGTCGGAAATGGGGGCAGACGAGTCGCTGCGGCGCAGTGTGTGGCCCGATCGTCTTCGGATCTTCGCGGTTACACTACTGATCGTTGCGGTTGCTCGCCCAGGGTACAGTCCACAGCGGCACTCGATTTCGAAACGGGGACGGGACGTTGTGTTTGTCCTGGACGTTTCACGCAGCATGTTGGCCGAGGATGCATATCCGTCTCGGCTAGAAGCAGCCAAGAATGGCATTCGCGACGCACTCGACCACTTTCAAACAGAACGAGCCGGGTTGGTCATTTATGCAGGAAGTGCAAACATCCTTTGCCCCCTGACCTATGACCATGACTTCGTTCGTTTCATGTTAGACCAAGCCATGCCTCGTGCGGTCGATTTTGGTGGCACGACGCTATTATCAGCCGTCGAAAAATGCACCGGCAGCATGCTTTCGGATGATCGAAAAGGGATGCAGGATTTGATTGTTCTCACCGATGGCGAGGACCATGACACCAACAATCGTCGCGTTGCTCAATTGCTCCGCGACCACGAATTGGGGCTGATTGTTATCGGAATCGGCGATGCAAGCTCGGGTTCTCGGATCCCGATCGAGGATGAACAGGGGAAGAGGGTTTACTTGGAGCACGACGGTCGCATGGTCACCACTCGTCTCAACGACGAAGGCTTGCGAGAGTTGGCTTCTCTTGCCGTCGACGCGGCCTATCGCCCGATAGGAACGGCTGGTTACGATCTTGGCACGATCTACACAAGCTACGTCATCAACAAACCTGTTTCTGGGACGTCCGGTTCTGATACTTACATCGTGTACCACGAAGCCGCATTTGGTTTGATCGCTCTTGCGTTAGTTTTGTTGTTGCTGGCTGAACGGATGATCGCCAAGCCACATTCTCTTGCGATAGCAACCCTCATCGCATACTGTGCGGTGAGCGGCACTGTGGCGAAAGCCGCTGATCCTCAGACTGCGCAGCGATTTGCCGAAGCAATGCAATTACACCAACAAGGACGGCATACCGATGCGTTTGCAGAATATGAGCTGCTCGAAAAGGAATTGCCATTTCGCAATTGGACGCTTTCCGAAATCGCAGTGTTGAAATTCAATCAAGGGCTTTGTCGACTAGCCGAAGCGGAAGCAAACGCAACGTTGGAACCTCGAACGGCACTCTCGATGGCACATCAAGCTCAAGCTGCATTCCTAGCCGCTCGACGTATGAGCCCGTCGTTTCGCCGGCCTGCGATGAGACTGGATTCCACGGCTCGACTCATTGCGGACTATCAAGCCCGCATTCAAGAAGAGGAAGCCCGTAATCGGCAGTTCCAGGATCAGATGCAACAACTTGTTGAGCGACTGCGAGAGTTACAACGCAAACAGAGCGAACTGCAAAATGATGTCCCGTCGCGTCCAAATCCGCCTGCGAGGCGACGACGTGACCAGTCCGCTTCGAATCCCGCTCCAACCGTGCGCGAGCCGGAAACAGCCGGCGTCGACTCAAAACGGTTTGCCGACCGCCAGCGAGCGATACGACAAGAAGGCGTCGAAATCGAGAAGCAAATGCAAACGCTCGACCAAGCGATGCTGCCGCCCGGAACTGAGAATCGAGAGGCACCGACCAGCATCCTGGCGGAGCCACTTCGTTTCATGAAGGAAGTGATTGCGACTCAAGAGTTGGCAACGACGATGCTTGCTCAGTGGGGCAGTTGGCACGACGCACGAAATCAACAACAGCTTGCGGTACAAAAGATCCAAGAGATCCTGGATTTATTGGCTAGTGATGATTCAGAGGAGTCGGATGAGAGTGAATGGGATGAAGAGGAGGAAGATTGGGACATGATGGAACCGAGTGATTCCGATCCGTCTATGTCGGAATCGATGCAGGGCCAAGGAGACTTTTCGAGTGACGCCGCGATGCAGCCGTTGCCAGTACCGAACTACTCCGTCGACGACATTTTGCAACAAGAACGTGGCAACCTGCAGTTCCGTCAACAACAACGTGCCCAAGGCAACCAGAAAAGCGTGGAGAAGGACTGGTGA
- a CDS encoding tetratricopeptide repeat protein, which produces MKSRIFIALLLALVIASLAQANETDSDAATPVELEWGQHSWFTDIVATAWVRFPERVEQPDELPNELLDGGDDISLLSVEVASDKGATTNGSVAAIRFIPRHTGLVVFPSLVFVSGSNRFQTSATQIMVSQPQRSSEMTFELTPEKSVVYVAQPLRVDVTWASQLSTNQIRSLRCLPEFFNDSSIETLVPRATAPEKEQMGLPFGGRRIIAKRVAPTDSPEQLGVVNFSLFLRFSKAGTVSLSATRLECAYLKGDGSDFSPYAAYFNNGLFEPMSSLTAYDRIFTESQPLTLDVLPLPTEGRSENFSGLFAPCDIDVTLRTNDIEVGQVMEVDLRMRSNAPHGMLELPAMNRQQSLRGRFSGASELGRRWYPDGTGFRARVRPLTTKVTAFPSLQIQLFDPDLRSYRFLQTSTIPLHVRPRDGRQYFDIRSLHSEATLTDQPTGIWHNREPNWMNDTFNMLIGLLAEYFWALILSGPILFASLLPWVKERRKRSVDDRYRACADAYYQLRKQPDGTRDKWNAFQHFLAISFSVPPDAWTSGDAERCLHSLGIPEDEIRLILDTHMLSDAARYSSEKPAPKFPNLDSVSRRLFDRLRRTTPLLVMALALSPAELRASDWSDAQSLFDTAIESPAGFPETESLYRQSALKFEASAQQRHRIGESWYNAGNAWFQSGELGRAIRCYRQAEIYRPFDGEIEQNLRAARALTLDVVEPDSSLHISSLPIRWICAAIAITSLLFWGLLLAHLRYRNRLSLAASLLSLVATWTLLLVWFIANHHAGKEGVVIVSEIYGRKGPSYHYSTAFHEPLHNGLEFHITKRRSDWLLVELADGRKCWIPSSEARVIHNSRL; this is translated from the coding sequence GTGAAATCTCGCATCTTCATCGCTCTACTGCTTGCCTTGGTGATTGCGAGTCTCGCACAGGCCAACGAAACCGACTCGGATGCCGCAACGCCTGTGGAACTGGAATGGGGTCAGCATTCTTGGTTCACGGACATCGTGGCAACTGCATGGGTGCGATTCCCTGAACGGGTTGAGCAACCCGATGAGCTACCCAACGAACTGCTGGATGGAGGTGATGACATTTCTCTGCTAAGCGTTGAAGTCGCAAGCGACAAGGGAGCCACGACCAATGGTTCGGTGGCGGCAATCCGTTTCATCCCTCGACATACAGGCCTTGTTGTTTTTCCGTCGCTGGTGTTTGTATCGGGCTCGAATCGCTTCCAGACTTCGGCCACTCAGATCATGGTAAGTCAACCGCAGCGAAGCTCGGAGATGACCTTTGAGCTGACTCCAGAGAAGTCGGTTGTGTATGTGGCACAGCCGCTGCGAGTGGATGTGACTTGGGCAAGTCAGCTGTCGACCAACCAGATACGTTCGTTGCGTTGTTTGCCAGAGTTCTTCAATGACTCGTCGATCGAAACGCTCGTACCTCGCGCTACGGCACCGGAAAAGGAACAGATGGGTCTGCCGTTTGGAGGACGCCGAATCATCGCGAAACGCGTTGCTCCGACGGATTCGCCGGAACAGCTTGGCGTTGTCAACTTTTCGCTGTTCCTGCGATTCTCCAAAGCGGGCACCGTGTCGCTGTCGGCGACCCGTTTGGAGTGTGCGTACCTCAAGGGCGACGGCAGCGATTTCTCGCCGTATGCGGCCTATTTCAACAACGGTTTGTTTGAACCGATGTCTTCGCTGACGGCCTATGATCGGATCTTCACCGAATCGCAACCGCTAACGCTGGACGTCCTGCCTCTGCCGACCGAGGGACGCTCAGAGAATTTCAGTGGTCTGTTCGCTCCGTGTGACATTGATGTGACACTCCGCACCAATGACATCGAAGTGGGCCAAGTGATGGAAGTTGACTTGAGGATGCGTTCGAATGCTCCACACGGTATGTTGGAACTTCCTGCAATGAACCGGCAGCAGAGTCTGCGCGGGCGGTTCTCGGGGGCGAGTGAACTGGGACGCAGGTGGTATCCTGATGGGACCGGTTTTCGTGCTCGGGTGAGACCGTTGACGACAAAGGTAACGGCGTTTCCATCGCTGCAGATTCAGTTGTTTGACCCCGACCTGCGCAGTTACCGTTTTTTGCAGACATCGACCATTCCGCTTCACGTCCGCCCTCGCGATGGTCGCCAATACTTTGACATTCGATCCTTGCACTCCGAAGCGACGCTAACGGATCAGCCAACGGGGATCTGGCATAACCGAGAACCCAATTGGATGAACGATACCTTCAACATGTTAATTGGATTGCTTGCAGAGTATTTCTGGGCACTAATATTGTCCGGCCCTATTCTGTTTGCGTCATTACTGCCATGGGTAAAGGAGCGACGAAAGCGATCGGTCGACGATCGCTACCGTGCCTGTGCTGATGCGTATTACCAACTTCGGAAACAGCCTGATGGAACGCGTGACAAGTGGAACGCGTTTCAGCATTTCCTGGCGATCAGTTTTTCCGTTCCACCCGACGCTTGGACATCAGGTGATGCCGAGAGGTGCCTTCATTCACTGGGGATACCCGAGGACGAGATCCGGCTGATTCTCGACACACACATGCTCAGCGATGCCGCTCGCTATTCATCGGAGAAACCTGCACCCAAATTCCCGAACCTCGATTCGGTCTCGCGACGCTTGTTCGACCGTCTTCGCCGCACGACTCCGCTCCTTGTGATGGCGCTTGCTCTATCGCCAGCGGAATTACGGGCATCGGATTGGTCGGACGCTCAATCGCTGTTCGACACCGCTATCGAGTCGCCAGCGGGGTTTCCGGAGACAGAATCGTTGTATCGTCAGTCCGCATTGAAGTTTGAGGCGTCCGCTCAGCAACGACATCGTATCGGTGAATCCTGGTACAACGCCGGGAACGCATGGTTCCAATCCGGCGAGCTTGGGCGAGCCATCCGTTGCTACCGCCAAGCGGAAATCTACCGACCGTTTGACGGCGAGATCGAACAGAATCTGCGGGCGGCTCGTGCGTTAACTCTCGATGTGGTAGAGCCAGACAGTTCACTTCACATTTCCTCGCTACCGATTCGCTGGATCTGTGCCGCCATCGCCATCACTTCGCTGTTGTTCTGGGGGCTACTGCTGGCTCATCTTCGCTACCGGAATCGGCTGAGTTTGGCTGCATCGCTCCTTTCGCTGGTCGCAACATGGACCTTGCTTCTTGTCTGGTTCATCGCGAATCATCACGCTGGTAAAGAGGGCGTGGTGATCGTCAGCGAAATCTACGGGCGAAAAGGCCCTTCGTATCACTACAGCACTGCTTTTCATGAGCCGCTACATAATGGGCTTGAATTCCACATCACAAAACGACGGTCTGACTGGCTGCTGGTTGAGTTAGCGGATGGCCGCAAGTGTTGGATACCGTCATCGGAGGCTCGGGTGATTCACAACTCACGCTTATAA
- a CDS encoding sulfatase family protein, translating to MIKALTIALIAATACSVVVADERPNIVFILADDLGLGDISYHARNIEKKEPLFETPNMDALAAQGLWFTDGHSATALCAPTRYAVMSGNNNYRSYAPAGVWSTFAPTAFQPGEVTLGKIVRDAGYSTGFIGKWHLGGDFYIPGTKEIYRGPKAGDLTGKVDVTRWIDSGPKYCGFDYDFTTPCGIQGPMYLFYENQRWHPWAEDSEIVFFNKQNAKNPKDVSDKGPGPGDSNWDTREVGKILSAKAVDFIKSGAENDKPFFLYYCSPMVHLPHCPTDEFDGRKIKGSTVSSHLDMTADLDMQVKRIVDALKAAGEYENTLIVFSSDNGGLTDGKATKEIGYQPGGGWNGSKNTPLEGGHRVPTFAVWPGHIKPGITDELAVNQDMVATFAALVGTEIPKGQARDSNNLLPLLTGTGTFRQRDFFINQAGANQELMLRRMPWKLIIQSNFKRTRFEPLALYNLKDDPHEDHNQLNNPEFKTVVDRMFKEYMDIVKSGRPTAPRQ from the coding sequence TTGATCAAAGCACTCACGATAGCGTTAATTGCCGCGACAGCTTGTTCGGTGGTGGTCGCAGACGAAAGGCCGAACATCGTATTCATCCTCGCCGATGATCTCGGCCTCGGGGACATCAGCTATCATGCTCGCAACATTGAGAAGAAGGAACCGCTGTTCGAAACGCCAAATATGGATGCGCTGGCAGCGCAGGGGCTCTGGTTTACCGACGGGCATTCGGCCACCGCACTGTGCGCACCGACGCGCTACGCGGTGATGAGTGGAAACAACAACTATCGTTCCTATGCGCCTGCTGGTGTCTGGAGCACGTTTGCGCCGACCGCGTTTCAACCTGGCGAGGTGACGCTGGGAAAGATCGTTCGTGACGCCGGCTACAGCACGGGCTTTATCGGCAAGTGGCACCTGGGCGGTGACTTCTACATCCCCGGCACAAAGGAGATTTACCGCGGACCAAAAGCCGGCGACCTGACTGGCAAAGTGGATGTGACCCGCTGGATCGACAGTGGCCCAAAGTATTGCGGATTTGACTATGACTTCACGACACCATGCGGCATTCAGGGCCCCATGTATCTGTTCTATGAAAACCAGCGGTGGCATCCATGGGCTGAGGATTCCGAGATTGTTTTTTTCAACAAGCAGAACGCGAAGAATCCGAAGGATGTCAGTGACAAAGGACCTGGGCCGGGAGATTCCAACTGGGACACACGCGAGGTGGGTAAAATCCTGTCGGCCAAAGCAGTGGACTTCATTAAGTCCGGCGCAGAGAACGACAAACCGTTCTTCCTCTACTACTGCAGCCCGATGGTGCACCTGCCGCACTGTCCGACCGATGAATTCGACGGCCGGAAAATCAAAGGCAGCACGGTCTCCTCGCATCTGGACATGACCGCAGATCTCGATATGCAGGTGAAACGAATCGTGGATGCTCTGAAGGCCGCCGGTGAATATGAAAACACGCTTATCGTTTTCTCTTCCGACAACGGGGGGCTGACGGACGGGAAGGCAACCAAGGAAATCGGATACCAGCCCGGAGGCGGGTGGAACGGTTCCAAAAACACGCCTTTGGAAGGCGGGCACCGCGTCCCGACCTTTGCGGTTTGGCCGGGGCACATCAAGCCGGGCATCACGGACGAATTGGCCGTTAACCAAGATATGGTCGCGACCTTCGCCGCGCTCGTTGGCACCGAGATTCCAAAGGGACAGGCCCGAGATTCGAACAACCTGCTACCGCTGCTGACCGGAACAGGAACCTTCCGGCAGCGTGACTTTTTCATCAATCAAGCCGGTGCCAATCAGGAGTTGATGCTGCGGAGGATGCCTTGGAAGCTGATTATCCAGAGCAACTTCAAACGGACCCGTTTTGAGCCATTGGCACTCTACAACTTGAAGGATGATCCGCACGAAGATCACAATCAATTAAACAACCCGGAATTCAAAACCGTGGTTGATCGCATGTTCAAAGAGTATATGGACATTGTGAAATCTGGCCGGCCAACCGCTCCCCGTCAATGA